One window from the genome of Hyalangium minutum encodes:
- the nrfD gene encoding NrfD/PsrC family molybdoenzyme membrane anchor subunit — MAETAAAGAVTLDPLEPRPLVAPHHDDKSLNDTLLDYVWQKPGKGWLMLFGITLTALGGLVLGVSYTLAKGIGVWGNNQPVGWAFDIINFVWWVGIGHAGTLISAILLLFQQKWRTSINRFAEAMTLFAVMCAGLFPLLHTGRPWFAFWLFPYPSTLGAWPQFRSPLVWDVFAISTYLTVSALFWYIGLIPDLAALRDSSKTKLQRILYGMFSLGWRGSGRHWHHYKIGYLILAGISTPLVLSVHTIVSFDFAVSVLPGWHATIFPPYFVAGAVFSGFAMVVTLMVPARKYMGLRDVITDRHLENMNKVILATGLIVSYGYMMEHFVAWYSQSQYEIWTFYVNRARGPYAGVYWLMIACNVITPNIFWFKKARTSIPIMWVAAILVNVGMWCERFIIIVTSLHQDFLPSSWDIYTPTWVDWTIYIGTLGLFGTLFMLFLKFVPAVAISEVKELQQELKHAAAHHGHHGVEQAAAGTLTHGAH, encoded by the coding sequence ATGGCCGAGACCGCTGCCGCAGGCGCCGTCACGCTCGATCCCCTCGAGCCTCGGCCCCTCGTTGCCCCCCACCACGACGACAAGTCGCTCAATGACACGCTGCTGGACTACGTCTGGCAGAAGCCCGGCAAGGGCTGGCTCATGCTGTTCGGCATCACGCTGACGGCACTGGGTGGCCTGGTGCTCGGCGTGTCCTACACGCTGGCCAAGGGCATCGGCGTGTGGGGCAACAACCAGCCGGTGGGCTGGGCGTTCGACATCATCAACTTCGTCTGGTGGGTCGGTATCGGCCACGCCGGTACGCTCATCTCCGCCATCCTCCTGCTCTTCCAGCAGAAGTGGCGCACGAGCATCAACCGCTTCGCCGAGGCGATGACGCTGTTCGCGGTCATGTGCGCGGGCCTCTTCCCGCTCTTGCACACCGGCCGCCCCTGGTTCGCCTTCTGGCTCTTCCCGTACCCCAGCACCCTGGGCGCGTGGCCGCAGTTCCGCTCGCCGCTGGTGTGGGACGTGTTCGCCATCTCCACGTACCTCACGGTGTCCGCGCTGTTCTGGTACATCGGCCTCATCCCGGACCTGGCCGCGCTGCGTGACTCGTCCAAGACGAAGCTCCAGCGCATCCTCTACGGCATGTTCAGCCTGGGCTGGCGTGGCTCGGGCCGTCACTGGCACCACTACAAGATCGGCTACCTGATCCTGGCGGGCATCTCCACCCCGCTGGTGCTCTCGGTGCACACGATCGTGTCCTTCGACTTCGCCGTGTCCGTGCTGCCCGGCTGGCACGCCACCATCTTCCCGCCCTACTTCGTCGCCGGCGCCGTGTTCTCCGGCTTCGCCATGGTGGTGACGCTCATGGTCCCGGCCCGCAAGTACATGGGCCTCCGGGACGTGATTACGGACCGCCACCTGGAGAACATGAACAAGGTCATCCTCGCCACCGGCCTCATCGTGTCCTACGGGTACATGATGGAGCACTTCGTGGCGTGGTACTCCCAGAGCCAGTACGAGATCTGGACCTTCTACGTGAACCGCGCGCGGGGCCCGTACGCCGGCGTGTACTGGCTGATGATTGCCTGCAACGTCATCACCCCGAACATCTTCTGGTTCAAGAAGGCGCGCACCAGCATCCCCATCATGTGGGTGGCCGCCATCCTGGTGAACGTCGGCATGTGGTGCGAGCGCTTCATCATCATCGTCACCTCGCTGCACCAGGACTTCCTGCCCTCCTCGTGGGACATCTACACGCCCACCTGGGTGGACTGGACCATCTACATCGGCACGCTGGGCCTGTTCGGCACGCTCTTCATGCTGTTCCTCAAGTTCGTCCCCGCGGTGGCCATCAGCGAGGTGAAGGAGCTGCAGCAGGAGCTCAAGCACGCCGCCGCGCACCACGGCCACCACGGTGTTGAGCAGGCCGCGGCTGGCACCCTTACCCACGGAGCCCACTAA
- a CDS encoding DUF3341 domain-containing protein, protein MDAPVLDSWVLAEFATPDDLVKATNEMRLKGFQGMDTYSPYPLHGGSEALGLPPSRVPFIALGGTITGAFTALAMQTYMNTIDYPLNVGGRPLLSLPAWIPITFELAVLLTAFGVFFGVLGLSRLPQPYHPVFEHEAFRSASTHGYWLSVPKLAGVNVDDVQTQLQSLGATQVTVVSGEKE, encoded by the coding sequence ATGGACGCCCCTGTCCTCGATAGCTGGGTGCTGGCGGAGTTCGCCACGCCCGACGATCTGGTGAAGGCCACCAACGAGATGCGCCTGAAGGGTTTTCAGGGCATGGACACCTACTCCCCGTACCCGCTGCACGGCGGGTCCGAGGCGCTGGGCCTGCCCCCCTCGCGAGTGCCGTTCATCGCCCTGGGCGGCACCATCACCGGTGCCTTCACGGCGCTGGCCATGCAGACGTACATGAACACCATCGACTACCCGCTCAACGTGGGTGGCCGCCCGCTGCTGAGCCTGCCGGCGTGGATTCCCATCACGTTCGAGCTGGCGGTGCTCCTCACGGCCTTTGGCGTGTTCTTTGGCGTGCTGGGCCTGAGCCGGCTGCCGCAGCCGTACCACCCGGTCTTCGAGCACGAGGCGTTCCGCTCGGCCTCCACGCACGGCTACTGGCTGAGCGTGCCGAAGCTGGCGGGCGTCAATGTGGATGACGTGCAGACCCAGCTCCAGTCCCTGGGTGCCACCCAGGTGACGGTCGTTTCGGGAGAGAAGGAATGA
- a CDS encoding c-type cytochrome: protein MRKLIPAVGLLALTGCEIPSEFLQRMEVQSKYEYYETSEFWADGRAMRTPPEGTIPREAKVGNPGMTSGRVNGALVATIPVQVDKALLQLGQKKYSIVCAQCHGTLGDGNSIVAENMGLRLPPSLLELSDRPAGHFYTAINEGYGVMPSFSGELDTQERWAVVAYVRALQAARGTRAGGENLPQENR, encoded by the coding sequence ATGAGGAAGCTCATCCCCGCCGTCGGGCTCCTGGCCCTGACTGGCTGTGAAATCCCGTCCGAGTTCCTGCAGCGGATGGAAGTGCAGTCCAAGTACGAGTACTACGAGACGTCCGAGTTCTGGGCGGACGGCCGCGCCATGCGCACCCCGCCCGAGGGCACCATTCCTCGCGAGGCGAAGGTGGGCAACCCGGGAATGACTTCGGGCCGCGTCAACGGCGCGCTGGTGGCCACCATCCCGGTGCAGGTGGACAAGGCCCTGCTGCAGCTGGGCCAGAAGAAGTACTCCATCGTCTGCGCGCAGTGCCACGGCACGCTCGGCGACGGCAACAGCATCGTCGCGGAGAACATGGGCCTGCGCCTGCCGCCGAGCCTGCTCGAGCTGTCGGACCGGCCTGCCGGCCACTTCTACACCGCCATCAACGAGGGCTATGGCGTGATGCCCTCGTTCAGCGGCGAGCTGGACACCCAGGAGCGCTGGGCCGTGGTGGCCTACGTGCGCGCGCTCCAGGCCGCCCGCGGTACCCGCGCGGGTGGTGAGAACCTTCCTCAGGAGAACCGATGA